From the genome of Candidatus Chlamydia corallus, one region includes:
- a CDS encoding elongation factor P, whose amino-acid sequence MVLSSQLSVGMFISTKDGLYKVTSVSKVAGPKGESFIKVALQGADSDVVVERNFKATQEVKEAQFETRTLEYLYLEDESYLFLDLGNYEKLYIPKEIMKDNFLFLKAGVTVSAMVYDNVVFSVELPHFLELMVSKTDFPGDSLSLSGGVKKALLETGIEVMVPPFVEIGDVIKIDTRTCEYIQRV is encoded by the coding sequence ATGGTGTTAAGTAGCCAATTATCCGTAGGGATGTTTATTTCCACAAAGGACGGTCTTTATAAAGTAACCTCAGTTTCTAAGGTGGCAGGACCCAAGGGAGAATCCTTCATTAAAGTTGCTTTACAAGGTGCGGATTCTGATGTTGTTGTTGAAAGAAATTTCAAAGCAACTCAGGAGGTGAAAGAGGCGCAATTTGAAACCCGCACTTTAGAATATTTATATCTTGAAGATGAAAGTTATCTTTTTTTAGATTTAGGAAATTACGAAAAGTTATACATTCCAAAAGAAATCATGAAAGATAACTTTTTGTTTCTAAAGGCAGGTGTGACTGTCTCTGCAATGGTCTATGATAATGTAGTTTTTTCTGTAGAGCTGCCCCACTTCTTAGAGCTGATGGTATCAAAAACAGACTTTCCTGGAGATTCCCTTTCCCTTTCTGGAGGGGTTAAAAAGGCTTTGCTAGAAACGGGAATTGAAGTTATGGTCCCGCCTTTTGTAGAAATTGGTGATGTTATAAAAATAGATACGCGGACTTGTGAGTATATTCAACGCGTCTAA
- the accB gene encoding acetyl-CoA carboxylase biotin carboxyl carrier protein — MDLKQIEKLMIAMGRNGMKRFAIKREGLELELERDTGEGNRQDPVFYDSRLFSGFSQERPIPMDPKKDTIKETSTENSEISQTTSSGEFISSPLVGTFYGSPAPDSPPFVKPGDTVSEDTIVCIVEAMKVMNEVKAGMSGRVLEVLITSGDAVQFGSKLFRIAKDES, encoded by the coding sequence ATGGATTTAAAACAAATAGAAAAGCTCATGATTGCTATGGGACGCAATGGTATGAAGCGTTTTGCTATAAAACGTGAAGGGCTTGAATTGGAGTTAGAAAGAGATACTGGGGAAGGAAATAGACAAGATCCTGTATTTTATGACAGCAGGTTATTTAGTGGATTTTCTCAAGAACGTCCTATTCCAATGGACCCTAAGAAGGATACGATTAAAGAGACCTCTACAGAAAATTCAGAAATTTCTCAAACTACAAGTTCTGGAGAATTTATAAGTTCTCCTTTAGTGGGAACTTTCTATGGTTCTCCTGCCCCAGATTCTCCTCCTTTTGTAAAACCTGGGGACACAGTCTCTGAAGATACTATTGTTTGTATCGTTGAGGCTATGAAAGTAATGAATGAAGTTAAGGCTGGGATGAGTGGACGTGTTCTTGAGGTATTGATTACCAGTGGCGATGCTGTCCAATTTGGGTCTAAGTTGTTTCGTATAGCTAAAGATGAATCATGA
- the accC gene encoding acetyl-CoA carboxylase biotin carboxylase subunit: MKKVLIANRGEIAVRIIRACHDLGLSTVAVYSLADQEALHVLLADEAVCIGEPQAAKSYLKISNILAACEITGADAVHPGYGFLSENANFASICESCGLTFIGPSSESIATMGDKIAAKLLAKKIKCPVIPGSEGIIENESEGLKIAEKIGFPIVIKAVAGGGGRGIRIVKEKDEFFRAFSAARAEAEAGFNNPNVYIEKFIENPRHLEIQVIGDTHGNYVHLGERDCTIQRRRQKLIEETPSPILNEEIRARVGKVAVDLARSAGYFSVGTVEFLLDKDKKFYFMEMNTRIQVEHTITEEVTGIDLVKEQIHIAMGNKLPWKQKNIKFSGHIIQCRINAEDPTNNFAPSPGRLDYYLPPAGPSVRLDGACYSGYAIPPYYDSMIAKVITKGRNREEAIAIMKRALKEFHIGGVQSTIPFHQFMLNNPKFLDSNYDINYIDNLLAEGNSFFKEF, translated from the coding sequence ATGAAAAAAGTCTTAATCGCTAATAGAGGAGAGATTGCTGTTAGAATTATACGTGCCTGTCATGATTTAGGATTGTCGACAGTAGCAGTATATTCTTTAGCAGATCAAGAAGCTCTCCATGTACTTCTTGCTGATGAGGCTGTCTGTATTGGAGAGCCTCAAGCAGCAAAGTCGTATTTAAAGATATCTAATATCTTGGCTGCCTGTGAGATTACAGGAGCTGATGCTGTTCATCCTGGCTACGGTTTTTTAAGTGAAAATGCAAATTTTGCTTCTATATGTGAGAGTTGTGGTCTAACTTTTATAGGACCTAGTTCAGAGTCTATTGCCACAATGGGAGATAAGATTGCTGCAAAATTGCTTGCTAAAAAGATAAAGTGTCCTGTGATTCCAGGTTCTGAAGGGATTATTGAAAACGAAAGCGAGGGTTTAAAAATAGCTGAGAAGATAGGTTTTCCTATCGTTATCAAAGCCGTTGCTGGAGGTGGGGGGCGAGGAATCCGTATTGTTAAAGAAAAGGATGAATTTTTTAGAGCTTTTTCTGCCGCACGCGCAGAAGCTGAAGCTGGTTTTAATAACCCCAATGTTTATATTGAAAAATTTATAGAAAATCCAAGGCATTTAGAGATTCAAGTCATTGGAGATACACATGGGAATTATGTCCATTTAGGAGAGCGAGACTGCACGATCCAACGACGACGTCAGAAGTTGATTGAAGAGACTCCTAGTCCGATTTTGAATGAGGAAATCCGGGCTAGAGTAGGGAAAGTCGCTGTAGATTTAGCAAGAAGCGCTGGATACTTTTCTGTCGGAACAGTTGAGTTCCTATTAGATAAAGACAAAAAATTCTACTTTATGGAGATGAATACCCGAATACAGGTCGAGCATACGATTACTGAGGAAGTGACAGGCATAGATCTTGTAAAAGAACAAATTCATATAGCCATGGGGAATAAGCTACCTTGGAAACAAAAAAATATAAAATTCTCGGGTCATATCATTCAGTGTCGCATTAATGCTGAGGACCCTACAAATAACTTTGCTCCATCTCCAGGCCGTTTGGATTATTATCTTCCTCCTGCAGGTCCATCGGTTCGTCTAGATGGGGCTTGCTATAGTGGCTACGCAATTCCTCCCTACTATGATTCTATGATAGCTAAGGTGATTACTAAAGGTAGAAATCGAGAAGAGGCCATAGCTATCATGAAACGGGCCTTGAAAGAGTTTCATATCGGCGGTGTGCAGTCTACAATACCATTTCATCAATTTATGCTGAATAATCCAAAGTTTCTCGATTCTAATTATGACATTAACTATATTGACAACCTTCTTGCAGAGGGAAATTCTTTTTTTAAAGAATTTTAA
- a CDS encoding DUF648 domain-containing protein → MKVLYSSYSLNSHYEKPSCLEKAVETLDSYFYWGEDTTDVLARDDISGELYCVRRPGRELSTAEKITKILSCILFPVVLIALVLRFILHKILDYKYKTVFIEQTVANETYPAAILKFQRKVRETYFHEAGCDPAKANQILNAQGICLLDIYHKDRHSVFTFSVTNYPTLRFTFVSSKHNEINGLSKTLDNILVEAMVRRTNARNLLTACKIQKFQVPKVVGLSLKSGLLISKLDFKKANFQELTEDFLNNPENKEGPCTDPKHIKSIKTCVHSFFNFAFQAGRSGIIPGKKTLTLNVNDAKTSDYSCVFESIGFFNEQSLAEKHKQQTVLIRKILKTVPPSFLKGLIMKLPKSLKCDRGFMSSLIFDRLSYALDLSAPIHTQGKQNFLYEEKLDLIKEYLSFLAKRYIERDPKTRRYCKVSQKFGGETIDAETITGELFHKPDKSEPGDGKLCLGESILKQLVALGIITGYENKKREVWIYLD, encoded by the coding sequence ATGAAAGTACTATATAGCAGTTATTCTTTGAATTCTCATTATGAAAAACCTAGCTGTTTAGAAAAAGCTGTCGAAACCCTAGACTCTTATTTCTATTGGGGAGAGGATACGACTGATGTTCTAGCTAGGGACGATATCTCTGGGGAGCTTTACTGTGTTAGACGTCCTGGAAGAGAACTAAGCACAGCAGAGAAAATTACAAAGATACTATCTTGTATCTTGTTCCCTGTAGTCCTTATTGCTTTAGTTCTTCGATTTATTTTACATAAAATACTCGACTATAAATACAAGACTGTCTTTATCGAGCAAACAGTAGCTAATGAAACTTATCCTGCCGCAATATTAAAATTTCAGAGGAAAGTAAGAGAAACCTATTTTCATGAAGCAGGGTGTGATCCCGCAAAGGCAAATCAGATTCTAAATGCTCAAGGAATCTGTTTATTAGATATTTATCACAAAGATCGTCATTCCGTATTTACTTTTAGTGTTACTAACTACCCAACTCTCCGCTTTACATTTGTATCTTCTAAACACAATGAAATTAATGGCTTATCTAAAACTCTAGATAATATTCTCGTAGAGGCCATGGTACGCAGAACAAATGCAAGAAACTTACTTACAGCTTGTAAAATTCAAAAATTTCAAGTTCCGAAGGTTGTTGGACTCAGTCTAAAATCCGGTTTATTGATCTCAAAATTGGATTTTAAGAAAGCAAATTTCCAAGAATTAACTGAGGACTTTCTAAATAATCCTGAAAATAAGGAAGGGCCTTGTACTGATCCAAAGCATATCAAGTCAATTAAAACATGTGTTCATAGTTTCTTTAATTTTGCTTTTCAAGCAGGGCGTTCTGGAATAATTCCAGGGAAAAAAACATTAACCTTAAATGTAAATGACGCAAAAACTAGCGACTATTCCTGTGTATTTGAGTCTATCGGGTTCTTTAATGAACAAAGCCTTGCTGAAAAGCATAAACAGCAAACCGTATTAATACGAAAGATTTTGAAGACAGTACCCCCAAGTTTCTTAAAGGGATTGATAATGAAGTTGCCAAAATCTCTAAAGTGCGACAGGGGGTTCATGTCGTCTTTAATTTTTGATAGACTGAGCTATGCTTTAGATCTGTCAGCTCCTATTCATACTCAGGGAAAACAAAACTTTCTCTATGAGGAAAAGTTAGATTTAATCAAAGAATACTTAAGTTTTCTAGCTAAACGCTATATTGAACGAGATCCTAAAACAAGACGTTATTGTAAAGTCTCTCAAAAATTTGGCGGCGAGACTATAGATGCTGAAACAATTACTGGTGAACTTTTCCATAAACCTGACAAATCTGAACCTGGGGATGGCAAGCTCTGTTTAGGTGAAAGTATTTTAAAGCAGCTAGTTGCTCTTGGTATCATCACAGGCTATGAAAACAAAAAAAGAGAGGTGTGGATTTACTTGGACTAA
- a CDS encoding gamma-glutamylcyclotransferase family protein: MKQPVYFIRPIIFLGLGILFLSSCNQKLSLTYHNSSKSEEFFVGGNRSISQLPHYSSAFRAAQVFSQEHNDPHIIAKTDEESRRIWREIHKNLKIKGSYIPISTYGSLMHPKSAALTLKTYRPSPIWINGYERSFNIDTGKYLKNGSRRRTPQDGPENRAVLNLIKSPGQRCNAVGLEMTEEDFIVARKREGIYSLYPVEVCSYPEGSPCGIAYAWIADASIYSKEILPIKGYYSLVWESVSSPDSLNTFGDAFGEDYLRSTFLANGTSILCVHESYKKISPQP; this comes from the coding sequence ATGAAACAGCCAGTTTATTTTATCCGCCCCATTATATTTTTAGGGTTAGGTATTTTATTTCTTTCCTCCTGTAATCAAAAGCTCTCCTTAACTTATCACAATAGTTCAAAGAGCGAAGAATTTTTTGTCGGTGGAAATAGGAGTATTTCGCAATTGCCTCATTATTCTTCTGCATTTCGTGCGGCTCAAGTATTTTCTCAAGAGCATAATGATCCTCATATAATAGCCAAGACTGATGAGGAGTCTCGTAGAATTTGGAGAGAAATCCATAAGAATCTTAAAATCAAAGGTTCTTATATTCCTATATCTACTTATGGAAGTCTAATGCACCCAAAATCAGCAGCTCTTACATTGAAAACCTATCGCCCCTCTCCCATTTGGATAAACGGATATGAGCGCTCTTTTAATATTGATACAGGAAAGTATTTAAAAAATGGAAGCCGCCGTAGAACCCCTCAAGATGGGCCTGAAAACCGAGCTGTCCTCAATCTTATTAAATCTCCTGGACAACGTTGTAATGCTGTAGGTCTTGAAATGACAGAAGAAGACTTTATAGTAGCTAGAAAGCGAGAAGGTATCTACAGCCTTTATCCCGTTGAAGTTTGCTCTTATCCTGAGGGCAGCCCCTGCGGCATTGCCTATGCCTGGATTGCGGATGCGAGTATCTATTCAAAAGAGATCTTACCTATAAAAGGATACTATTCTTTAGTCTGGGAAAGCGTTTCCTCCCCAGATTCTCTAAATACTTTTGGAGATGCCTTTGGTGAAGATTATCTCCGAAGCACATTTTTAGCAAACGGCACTTCTATACTATGTGTTCATGAAAGCTATAAGAAGATTTCTCCTCAACCCTAA
- a CDS encoding MAC/perforin domain-containing protein codes for MDQPTCVVQDTRTVLYALNSFDPRLSDTINTLGKQAPLQAENAIAEFIESLDTSSFPLEEIAIPVIPGYHPKFYLLFKNRDDTGVHYEVLDGVFLNTVAACVIQNSLLNNSMSQELLSEVKEALIRSAQTGMRYLIGSENSENLLTGSNSFELVKNTEFLGRALDIVTIDPVNILNSLGTYSALDYSFNEETAIPSSDGRLGLPPGTRLVPKYMAEVNVTTSVFEEKTSFSNTFSTTVTVNVPYGATSSQCKVGFSGANSKEIAVLRRQLFSSYVPKLADLVKKHKRSAKILINKINFGNIWRNQPKSQILTEGDVRLDLQGFDSSKFNYQIQVGAHTISSVLIDRPIADIKISSEQAYAIRKIKSGFQQSLDDCHIYHVGFKSNQSLGSSEDSSSLNSVEEEDDDPMDGAEGEEASKESAFSASFSYEFVKSNTRESKNTVTHSTASHTLYTLRQDCSYDLSLLKVDDEFRYWVEKKLDANDPDSLTAFIKEIGTHYTTSVTYGGVGFQVLKMSYLQVEDLEKEKISVSVAAASSLLKSKTSNETEKGYSSYQSDLSAQTVFLGGTVLPDLQQDKLDLKEWSESVPNEPIPLAVNVSPITDLLVPELFPSEDAEVLSQKKLALGKVILKYLDSHKPKEEGPKPSMITSGFLSSSIFTLTAANSPETVALPYVDYWSTIPYLFPTLKETSGAQPLELYLRFNDMYQKQNLVHNTSYILASMSVTLGYFGNSYRDYDALSFYGSWPQAYFDWSGYTDRCTWTLEKLNTTGDLFIRFGDEIRLKHNASGEYLATTSMSDGYQTLTRTNKMSDAVFIMTLPS; via the coding sequence ATGGATCAACCTACTTGTGTGGTTCAGGATACTAGAACTGTTTTGTACGCTTTAAATAGCTTTGACCCAAGATTAAGTGACACTATAAATACGCTTGGGAAACAAGCTCCTCTTCAAGCAGAAAATGCGATCGCAGAATTTATTGAAAGTTTGGATACAAGTAGCTTTCCTTTAGAGGAAATTGCAATTCCAGTAATTCCAGGGTACCACCCAAAGTTTTATCTATTGTTTAAAAATAGAGATGATACAGGAGTTCATTACGAAGTTTTAGATGGAGTGTTTTTAAATACAGTCGCTGCTTGTGTTATACAAAATTCCCTTCTCAACAATTCTATGAGTCAGGAGCTCCTTAGCGAAGTTAAGGAAGCGTTAATAAGAAGCGCTCAAACTGGAATGCGCTATTTGATAGGGTCAGAAAATTCTGAGAACCTTTTAACAGGCTCGAATTCTTTTGAACTTGTGAAGAACACCGAATTCTTAGGAAGAGCTCTGGATATTGTTACAATAGACCCAGTAAATATTCTTAATAGTTTGGGAACCTACTCTGCTTTGGACTATTCTTTTAATGAAGAAACAGCGATTCCTAGTTCTGATGGTAGACTTGGATTGCCTCCAGGAACTCGACTTGTTCCAAAGTATATGGCAGAGGTAAATGTAACTACATCAGTCTTTGAGGAGAAGACCTCATTTTCTAATACGTTTTCTACAACAGTAACTGTTAACGTCCCCTATGGTGCAACGAGTTCTCAATGTAAAGTCGGGTTTTCAGGTGCAAACTCGAAAGAAATTGCAGTCTTGAGACGTCAACTTTTCTCTAGTTATGTCCCAAAACTAGCAGATTTAGTAAAGAAACACAAAAGATCAGCAAAAATCTTAATCAACAAAATAAACTTTGGAAATATTTGGCGTAACCAACCTAAGAGTCAGATTCTTACTGAGGGGGATGTGCGCTTAGATTTACAAGGATTTGATAGCAGTAAATTTAATTATCAGATTCAAGTAGGGGCCCATACAATTTCTTCGGTGCTAATTGATCGACCAATTGCAGATATCAAGATTTCTTCTGAGCAGGCCTATGCGATTCGGAAGATCAAATCAGGGTTTCAACAAAGTTTGGATGACTGTCACATTTATCATGTAGGTTTTAAGTCTAATCAATCTCTAGGTAGTTCTGAAGACTCGAGCTCTTTAAATAGTGTAGAAGAAGAGGATGACGATCCTATGGACGGAGCTGAGGGAGAAGAAGCTTCTAAAGAATCAGCTTTTTCAGCTAGTTTCTCTTATGAGTTTGTAAAATCAAATACTCGAGAGTCTAAAAATACAGTCACCCACTCAACAGCCTCCCATACTTTATATACTTTAAGGCAGGATTGTTCTTACGATCTGAGCCTACTCAAAGTAGATGATGAATTTCGTTATTGGGTAGAAAAAAAATTGGACGCCAATGATCCAGATTCCTTAACTGCTTTTATTAAAGAAATCGGAACACACTATACAACGTCTGTGACTTATGGTGGTGTGGGTTTTCAAGTATTAAAGATGTCCTATCTCCAAGTGGAGGATTTAGAGAAAGAGAAAATCTCGGTGTCAGTAGCTGCAGCAAGTTCTTTATTAAAAAGTAAGACATCAAACGAAACGGAAAAAGGTTATTCTTCCTACCAGTCTGACTTGTCAGCTCAAACAGTATTTCTAGGTGGAACAGTATTACCTGATCTTCAACAAGACAAGTTGGATTTGAAAGAGTGGTCTGAAAGTGTTCCTAATGAGCCTATTCCTTTAGCTGTTAATGTCTCTCCAATCACCGATCTCCTTGTTCCAGAGCTGTTTCCTTCTGAAGATGCAGAAGTCCTGTCGCAGAAGAAATTAGCTCTTGGAAAAGTAATCCTTAAGTATTTAGACAGTCACAAGCCTAAAGAGGAAGGCCCTAAACCAAGCATGATTACTTCTGGATTTTTATCCTCCTCAATATTTACTCTTACAGCAGCAAATTCTCCTGAGACAGTTGCTCTTCCCTATGTCGATTATTGGTCTACAATTCCGTATCTTTTTCCTACTCTTAAAGAAACTTCTGGTGCTCAGCCTTTAGAGTTGTATTTAAGGTTTAATGATATGTATCAGAAACAAAATCTAGTCCACAATACTTCCTATATTTTAGCTTCAATGTCGGTGACTTTAGGATATTTCGGAAATTCCTATAGGGATTATGATGCCCTATCCTTTTATGGAAGTTGGCCTCAGGCATATTTTGACTGGTCTGGATATACAGACAGGTGTACTTGGACGTTAGAAAAGCTCAATACAACTGGTGATCTTTTCATTCGTTTTGGAGATGAGATACGTTTAAAACACAATGCCTCTGGAGAATATCTTGCCACCACGAGCATGTCTGATGGCTATCAGACACTAACTCGGACAAACAAGATGAGCGACGCTGTTTTTATAATGACCTTGCCTTCCTAG
- the guaB gene encoding IMP dehydrogenase produces the protein MEEALTFDDVLLIPQYSEILPSEVSLNTAISKTLSLRIPILSAAMDSVTETSMAIALAKEGGLGILHKNMSEVEQSSCIKKIKENCPQAPIGAAVGTGSLGISRANHLVEAGVDVLVIDTAHAHSKAVFQTALEIKSQFPKISLVVGNLVTAEAALFLAEIGVDAVKVGIGPGSICTTRIISGIGYPQITAITNVAKALKHSPVTIIADGGIRYSGDIIKALAAGADSVMLGSLLAGTDEAPGEIIYINEKPFKRYQGMGSLGAMEKGSADRYFQKQEQKKFVPEGVEGLLPFKGSVHDVLYQLLGGIRSGMGYIGAKTLKDLKNRAAFVRITESGRAESHVHNIYQVKPTSNYLNPE, from the coding sequence ATGGAAGAAGCTTTAACTTTTGATGATGTTCTTTTAATTCCTCAATATTCTGAAATACTTCCTTCAGAAGTCTCCTTAAACACGGCCATCTCAAAAACTCTCTCTCTACGTATACCTATTCTTTCAGCTGCTATGGATTCTGTTACAGAAACAAGCATGGCAATTGCTTTAGCTAAAGAAGGTGGTTTAGGAATTCTACATAAAAATATGAGCGAAGTAGAGCAAAGCTCATGCATTAAAAAAATTAAAGAAAATTGTCCTCAAGCTCCTATAGGAGCAGCTGTAGGCACTGGTTCTCTAGGGATTTCAAGAGCGAACCACTTAGTAGAAGCTGGAGTAGACGTTTTAGTCATTGACACTGCTCATGCACACTCTAAAGCAGTGTTTCAAACTGCCTTAGAAATAAAATCTCAATTCCCAAAAATCTCTTTAGTTGTGGGGAATCTTGTTACGGCTGAAGCTGCATTATTCTTAGCAGAGATTGGAGTTGACGCTGTGAAGGTTGGCATTGGTCCAGGATCGATCTGCACAACTAGAATAATTTCAGGAATCGGTTATCCACAAATTACAGCCATTACAAACGTAGCAAAAGCTCTTAAACACTCTCCAGTCACCATAATTGCTGATGGGGGAATTCGTTATTCTGGGGATATCATTAAAGCCTTAGCAGCTGGAGCAGACAGTGTCATGCTAGGTAGTTTGCTTGCAGGGACTGATGAAGCTCCTGGAGAGATTATTTATATCAATGAAAAGCCTTTTAAAAGGTATCAGGGTATGGGATCTTTAGGCGCTATGGAAAAAGGAAGTGCTGACCGCTATTTTCAGAAGCAGGAACAAAAAAAGTTTGTTCCTGAAGGAGTCGAAGGATTGCTTCCTTTTAAAGGATCTGTCCATGATGTCCTATATCAACTTTTAGGAGGAATACGCTCGGGTATGGGATATATTGGGGCTAAAACTCTCAAAGATCTAAAAAATAGGGCTGCCTTTGTTCGAATTACTGAGTCTGGAAGAGCCGAAAGTCATGTTCATAATATTTATCAAGTTAAGCCCACTTCAAACTATTTAAATCCAGAATAG
- the guaA gene encoding glutamine-hydrolyzing GMP synthase has translation MSTIFIIDFGSQYTYILAKQVRKLSVYCEVIPWNAAGQSLKERLPLGIILSGGPHSVYENNPPSLDPEIYKLGIPILGICYGMQLMAKDFGGTVSPGVGEFGYTPINLYRCELFQELVDGESLDTEIRMSHCDHVTTIPEGFNIIASTSQCLISGIENTKQRLYGLQFHPEVSDSTPVGNKILETFLQDICCAPTLWNTSYIQEDLVSKIQDTVGETDRVILGLSGGVDSSVTAALLHQAIGNRLVCVFVDTGLLREYEVEEVRKQFAKLGPNLIIKDAAKYFYQKLAHVIDPEEKRKILGSTFIEVFDEVAHSLDVQWLAQGTIYSDVIESSRSGHASEVIKSHHNVGGLPENLKLKLVEPLRYLFKDEVRILGEALGLPSYLLNRHPFPGPGLAIRVIGEILPQYLSILRQADLIFIEELRKSKLYDKVSQAFALFLPVKSVSVKGDCRSYGYTIALRAVESIDFMTARWAYLPFDFLSSCSSRIINEIPEVSRVVYDISDKPPGTIEWE, from the coding sequence TTGAGTACAATATTTATTATCGATTTTGGATCTCAGTATACTTATATATTAGCGAAGCAAGTGCGTAAGTTATCTGTATACTGCGAAGTTATTCCCTGGAATGCCGCTGGACAATCTTTAAAAGAAAGACTTCCTTTAGGGATTATTCTTTCTGGAGGCCCCCACTCTGTCTATGAAAACAATCCTCCAAGTTTGGATCCTGAAATCTATAAACTTGGTATACCGATTCTCGGTATTTGCTACGGCATGCAACTTATGGCTAAAGATTTTGGGGGGACAGTAAGCCCTGGTGTTGGAGAATTTGGATATACACCAATCAATCTGTATCGTTGCGAGCTATTCCAAGAGCTAGTTGATGGCGAATCTTTAGATACAGAGATTCGGATGAGCCATTGCGATCATGTCACGACAATTCCTGAAGGATTTAACATAATCGCATCCACTTCACAGTGCTTAATCTCAGGCATAGAAAATACCAAGCAAAGGTTGTATGGGTTGCAATTTCATCCAGAGGTTTCTGACTCTACCCCAGTGGGAAATAAGATTTTAGAAACTTTTCTACAAGACATTTGCTGTGCTCCAACACTATGGAATACCTCTTATATCCAAGAAGACCTTGTAAGTAAAATTCAAGATACTGTAGGAGAAACTGATAGGGTGATTTTAGGCCTTTCTGGAGGTGTGGATTCTTCAGTTACCGCAGCATTGCTGCATCAGGCTATTGGGAATAGGTTAGTCTGTGTATTCGTAGACACTGGGCTCTTAAGAGAATATGAAGTGGAGGAAGTTAGAAAGCAGTTTGCTAAACTTGGCCCTAACTTAATTATAAAAGACGCTGCGAAATATTTTTATCAAAAGCTCGCACATGTCATAGATCCTGAAGAAAAAAGAAAAATTCTAGGATCTACATTTATTGAAGTGTTTGATGAGGTGGCTCATTCATTAGACGTACAATGGCTAGCTCAAGGAACAATCTACTCAGATGTTATTGAGTCTTCACGCTCTGGACATGCTTCGGAAGTCATAAAATCGCACCATAATGTAGGGGGTCTTCCAGAAAATCTTAAGCTTAAGTTGGTCGAGCCTTTACGCTATTTATTTAAAGATGAGGTCCGGATTTTGGGAGAAGCCTTAGGACTTCCTAGCTACCTCTTGAATAGGCATCCCTTTCCTGGACCAGGGTTAGCAATTCGTGTGATAGGAGAGATCTTGCCTCAATATCTGAGCATTTTAAGACAGGCTGATCTGATCTTTATAGAAGAACTAAGAAAATCGAAGCTTTATGATAAAGTAAGCCAAGCCTTTGCTCTCTTTCTCCCTGTAAAATCAGTCTCTGTAAAAGGAGATTGTAGAAGCTATGGTTATACTATAGCATTGCGTGCTGTAGAATCGATTGACTTCATGACAGCAAGATGGGCGTACCTTCCCTTTGACTTTCTGAGTTCTTGTTCATCGAGAATTATTAATGAAATACCTGAGGTTAGCAGGGTGGTCTATGATATTTCTGACAAGCCACCAGGAACTATAGAATGGGAATAG
- a CDS encoding DUF648 domain-containing protein codes for MNIYSFSHGTCPNLQASLMSKLDSYFCFGGEAVTRIVAISPSGFTLAAQETARVSTIVKILKILSFIFLPIILIALAIRYFLHKKFDRKCFYIPTAMTKQEELLLAANSQLIEKAALEVCPSFFALPTKYQIMKVETLDRTPKITFSVNIDLLLEDLDTDSIEWPKWPLKHGFDFVYCSEERFSYCSQDKALIDQVLKIEENNTTDFLGSESKKLLTRYFLEQLFIFSTTNTFSPYPPKNGRDTFLPYQGKQKLNVMTIWKYLYFYLPILDSEVSEAIKQAGFEIYSRLLRLGLNHIKQYGRKTDQYSTGGPYMATGFLIKWEEEPQSVLRDYGFIS; via the coding sequence ATGAATATATATAGTTTTTCTCACGGAACCTGCCCTAATTTGCAAGCTTCTTTAATGAGTAAACTGGACTCCTATTTTTGTTTCGGAGGAGAGGCTGTTACTCGGATTGTTGCGATCAGTCCCTCTGGGTTTACCTTGGCTGCCCAAGAAACAGCGAGGGTCTCTACAATAGTAAAAATCTTAAAGATCCTCTCCTTTATCTTCCTTCCAATTATTTTAATAGCTCTGGCAATACGCTACTTCTTACATAAAAAATTTGATAGAAAATGCTTTTATATACCGACAGCAATGACCAAACAAGAAGAGCTTCTTCTTGCTGCAAATTCTCAGTTAATTGAAAAAGCAGCTCTAGAAGTCTGCCCCTCCTTTTTTGCCTTGCCTACAAAATACCAAATTATGAAAGTCGAGACCCTCGATAGAACTCCTAAAATTACTTTCTCAGTTAATATAGATTTGCTTTTAGAAGACTTGGATACAGATTCTATAGAGTGGCCTAAGTGGCCTTTAAAACATGGCTTTGATTTTGTCTATTGTTCCGAAGAGAGATTTTCTTATTGTTCCCAAGACAAAGCTCTAATTGATCAAGTTCTTAAAATTGAAGAAAATAATACTACTGATTTCCTGGGTTCAGAAAGCAAGAAACTTTTGACTCGTTATTTCTTAGAACAACTCTTTATTTTTAGCACTACAAATACTTTTTCTCCATATCCCCCTAAGAACGGTAGAGACACGTTTCTTCCTTACCAAGGGAAGCAGAAGCTGAACGTCATGACGATATGGAAATATCTTTATTTTTATTTGCCTATTCTTGATAGCGAAGTCTCTGAAGCTATCAAACAGGCGGGATTTGAAATCTATTCCAGGCTCCTAAGACTTGGCTTAAATCACATAAAACAATATGGGCGTAAAACAGACCAGTATTCAACGGGTGGTCCGTATATGGCTACGGGATTTCTTATAAAATGGGAAGAAGAGCCTCAATCTGTTTTGCGGGATTATGGATTTATTAGCTGA